The proteins below come from a single bacterium genomic window:
- a CDS encoding ERO1 family protein, which yields MTNMKAFLMSFAVPGLAQYYQGSGGYAKLFFTTELAIWSGYYYNHMMKNARAQDYYAYAVLHAGVNPSGAGTSYLNAIGAYNSSFDYNGYMHQRSTEPVLYSGSKAWNWDAEENRLRFRNLRERELDYENNLKYCIAGAVLNHFISGLHASKLNQKSASHAQVITVNVLDGGLGATYIRSF from the coding sequence ATGACAAACATGAAGGCTTTTCTCATGTCGTTCGCTGTCCCCGGCCTTGCACAGTACTATCAGGGGTCCGGTGGATATGCAAAGCTCTTTTTTACAACAGAGCTTGCAATCTGGAGTGGTTATTATTATAATCATATGATGAAAAATGCACGCGCCCAGGATTATTATGCCTATGCCGTCCTCCATGCCGGAGTGAATCCTTCCGGCGCCGGAACATCTTATCTTAACGCGATAGGAGCATACAATTCCTCATTCGATTACAACGGATACATGCATCAGCGTTCTACCGAACCGGTGCTGTATTCGGGATCGAAAGCATGGAACTGGGACGCGGAAGAAAACAGGCTCCGTTTCCGCAATCTCCGGGAACGCGAGCTCGATTACGAGAATAACCTGAAATACTGTATCGCCGGCGCAGTTCTCAACCATTTTATCTCGGGCCTTCATGCATCGAAACTGAACCAGAAATCTGCCAGCCATGCTCAGGTAATAACGGTAAACGTACTTGACGGCGGTCTTGGGGCGACTTATATAAGGAGCTTTTAA
- a CDS encoding acyl-CoA thioesterase, with protein sequence MNKITGEPFHTQIRVRYSEIDKLGIAHNSHYLTWFEVARTELLRSYDLTYNELEKTGFHFPLVEAGVKYMKPVLYDDVLTVVSSVMHKPGVRVRIDYKIHKDGEIVATGFTEHAFVDDNLRPMRPPKNVRDKLLIVWDHSTGAQKRE encoded by the coding sequence ATGAACAAGATTACGGGCGAACCGTTCCATACGCAAATACGTGTAAGATATTCGGAAATCGATAAACTCGGCATTGCCCATAACAGTCACTATCTGACATGGTTCGAGGTCGCACGGACGGAACTTTTAAGAAGTTACGATCTGACCTATAACGAGCTTGAAAAAACCGGATTTCATTTCCCCCTCGTCGAGGCAGGAGTAAAATATATGAAACCGGTTTTGTATGACGACGTCTTAACTGTTGTAAGCAGCGTGATGCATAAACCCGGGGTGCGGGTACGGATAGATTATAAAATTCACAAAGACGGCGAAATTGTTGCGACAGGCTTTACCGAACACGCATTTGTCGATGACAACCTCCGTCCGATGAGACCCCCGAAGAATGTACGCGACAAACTCCTTATAGTATGGGATCATTCGACCGGGGCTCAAAAACGGGAGTAA
- a CDS encoding T9SS type A sorting domain-containing protein, whose product MRDIFISAILSVVLLTGAVHAARADEYRILAIRVDFPYEDPDHETTSGRGIFDMDNYYTDAAVRERYYHPWDIPPHDSLYFAHHLTALDNYWRTVSENRVSLSFDIWPKTADGAYTMSKKFYKYGNGRSKDETNEKLVELFSEAVQTCKNTEGSRINFADYDTFMIIHAGQGQETSGGLNDIPSAFLSRQDFVTYMGAPLNIDGVSLDNGLIVPESTSTTGVGGLNGIMAQMFGHRLGLPSLSNNKDGLPAAGGWCLMDTGAMSWGYRTRGFIPTHPCIWSKIDLGWVEPVIVTSDTTLDIAATHISNGLPRALKIPLSGDEYLLIENRFRLASRDSLAHAVYSDTDSSGVWLSVDHYDAYIPGSGILIWHINDRIIREKRAQGAINDDPLRRGIDLLEGDGRQDIGAMYGFGDERAEYSEGHDDDTYKLDGPDVLSPVTNPDSGSMWGGWSGITVRVLSDPGEIMRVSVGFSEHLPGFPLRTGNITKLVTAADIDNNGADELIVSGGDSALVVRSDGSIAGDFPASGHPAVFQSSTTGPPRLAVPAGNELFMYDLQGEALTGSPISPPLSDGLDGTPVVDGNTAVMQTETGTWILCAVRTTEQGRTVKSSLYALNASDTGSRLEMELPDTTHVRFIASAGESISLIGENEGKYYLYTGSPGSSFTIRYRIETGHASEGFVMADIDRDNVYETVFAAGNEIIVMKPDGVISRINLSDTPVGAPVAADIDNDGYPEIFQNTRHHVYAFRKSGAPLDRFPLGLPPGDDDEIITSQPVIADLDGDGDVDIAFMTSDNRMVAFDRSGLLTRGFPRLVPGEVVSSPAIFRRASQDSIAAACITRSGELTVTDLMTSVPEGRLVWPMYSGGASLSSSLINTRIPSEIRTTAAFKFYCYPNPVTGGVGTFRFTPAGPTDCTISVYSADGRRVFECYLAENEIVPGVPNEVSMNAANLASGLYIARIKTRTNTVMYKLGVLK is encoded by the coding sequence TTGAGAGACATATTCATTTCCGCTATTCTTTCGGTTGTTCTCCTCACGGGCGCTGTTCATGCCGCCCGGGCAGATGAATACAGGATACTGGCCATACGCGTTGATTTCCCTTATGAGGACCCCGACCACGAGACAACATCCGGCCGGGGAATCTTCGACATGGACAATTATTACACCGACGCCGCGGTCAGAGAACGCTATTATCATCCATGGGATATCCCGCCGCATGACAGTCTCTATTTCGCCCATCATCTGACGGCTCTCGACAATTACTGGCGTACAGTCTCAGAAAACCGTGTATCACTTTCATTCGATATCTGGCCAAAGACCGCCGATGGCGCGTACACCATGTCGAAGAAGTTTTACAAGTACGGCAACGGACGGTCGAAGGATGAAACGAACGAGAAGCTCGTCGAACTGTTCAGTGAAGCGGTGCAAACGTGTAAAAACACCGAAGGCAGCCGTATCAATTTTGCGGATTACGATACGTTCATGATTATCCATGCCGGACAGGGGCAGGAAACTTCCGGAGGGTTGAACGATATTCCCTCGGCATTTTTATCCCGTCAGGATTTCGTAACCTACATGGGAGCTCCGCTCAATATCGATGGTGTTTCTCTCGATAACGGACTGATCGTTCCCGAATCGACCTCGACAACCGGAGTCGGCGGCCTCAACGGCATCATGGCTCAGATGTTCGGGCACCGTCTCGGACTGCCCTCGCTCTCGAACAACAAGGACGGCCTGCCCGCGGCTGGCGGATGGTGCCTCATGGATACCGGTGCGATGTCATGGGGTTACCGGACACGCGGTTTCATTCCGACGCACCCCTGTATCTGGTCGAAGATCGATCTCGGCTGGGTCGAACCGGTCATAGTCACCTCGGATACAACGCTCGATATCGCAGCCACCCACATATCAAACGGGCTTCCGAGGGCGCTTAAAATCCCCCTTTCCGGCGATGAATACCTCCTCATCGAAAACCGGTTCCGCCTCGCAAGCCGTGACTCCCTTGCCCATGCGGTATATTCCGACACCGATTCATCCGGTGTCTGGCTTTCGGTCGATCATTATGACGCATACATCCCCGGCTCGGGAATACTAATCTGGCATATCAATGACCGCATCATCCGCGAAAAACGGGCACAGGGAGCGATAAACGACGATCCCCTGCGGCGCGGAATCGACCTGCTCGAAGGGGACGGCAGGCAGGATATCGGCGCGATGTACGGCTTTGGAGACGAACGGGCGGAGTATTCCGAGGGGCACGATGACGATACCTACAAGCTCGATGGACCCGATGTGCTCTCCCCTGTCACCAATCCCGACTCGGGCAGCATGTGGGGCGGCTGGAGCGGAATCACCGTGCGGGTGCTCTCCGATCCCGGCGAGATTATGCGCGTATCGGTCGGTTTCAGCGAACATCTTCCCGGGTTTCCTCTCCGGACCGGCAACATCACGAAGCTGGTGACCGCAGCAGATATTGACAATAACGGCGCTGATGAGCTCATCGTATCGGGCGGCGATTCTGCGCTTGTCGTCCGGAGCGACGGCAGCATTGCCGGTGATTTCCCCGCTTCCGGCCATCCGGCGGTTTTTCAATCCAGTACTACCGGGCCACCGCGCCTCGCCGTTCCCGCGGGGAATGAGCTGTTCATGTACGATTTACAGGGCGAGGCTTTAACCGGCTCACCGATATCACCCCCACTATCCGATGGACTTGACGGAACACCTGTTGTAGACGGGAACACGGCGGTCATGCAAACGGAAACAGGCACATGGATTCTCTGCGCTGTCCGGACAACTGAACAGGGCCGAACGGTGAAAAGCTCCCTGTACGCTCTCAACGCTTCCGATACGGGATCACGGCTTGAGATGGAGCTTCCCGACACGACACATGTGCGGTTTATCGCATCGGCGGGCGAATCGATCTCGCTCATCGGGGAAAATGAAGGAAAATACTATCTGTATACGGGATCGCCCGGATCGAGTTTCACCATCAGATACCGTATCGAAACCGGTCATGCCTCCGAAGGATTCGTGATGGCCGACATTGACCGTGATAATGTCTATGAAACCGTTTTTGCCGCCGGGAACGAGATTATCGTCATGAAGCCCGACGGCGTCATCAGCAGGATAAATCTTTCCGATACACCGGTCGGCGCTCCGGTTGCCGCCGATATCGACAATGACGGTTATCCCGAAATATTCCAGAATACGCGCCATCATGTGTATGCATTCAGGAAATCGGGAGCGCCTCTCGACCGTTTCCCGCTCGGTCTTCCTCCCGGCGACGACGATGAAATCATAACATCCCAGCCGGTTATCGCAGACCTTGACGGCGACGGCGATGTTGATATCGCATTCATGACCTCCGACAACCGTATGGTGGCATTCGACCGTTCCGGGCTGCTGACAAGGGGATTTCCCCGGCTGGTTCCGGGCGAAGTCGTCTCATCGCCGGCAATTTTCAGGCGCGCCTCGCAGGACAGCATCGCTGCCGCTTGTATCACCCGCAGCGGAGAGCTCACAGTTACCGATCTCATGACCTCCGTACCCGAAGGCCGGCTCGTCTGGCCGATGTACAGCGGAGGAGCATCGTTATCGTCATCACTCATCAATACGCGTATTCCATCTGAGATACGGACAACCGCCGCGTTTAAATTCTACTGCTATCCCAATCCGGTTACCGGCGGTGTCGGAACATTCAGGTTTACACCCGCAGGACCGACCGATTGCACCATATCGGTGTACTCCGCGGACGGACGGAGAGTCTTTGAATGTTACCTTGCAGAAAACGAGATCGTCCCCGGCGTACCCAACGAGGTGTCGATGAACGCCGCAAACCTTGCGAGCGGGCTGTACATCGCGCGGATAAAGACACGGACGAATACGGTCATGTACAAGCTGGGGGTGCTGAAATGA
- a CDS encoding PorV/PorQ family protein has product MKVIRLIILCAVCVSCFAAQVQATNESQAAVLLLLIEPGAKQAGMGEAYTAVSDDASAGYYNPAGLAFQDRNLKNLQFMHTNWLPALADDIYYEYMGYSQYAEGWGHFAFNVVYFNLGEQNRTSSVSSDIIGKFHSFEVVASGSYGATMTDNLSLGLTLKAIYSKLAEAGQEAEKGKGIGTSFALDFGAMYKTPVDGLSLAAVIHNMGPKISYIDVTQADPLPLNFIFGAAYVPIHNEFNKLSFVADIYKPLVRRNGSPVEALVKGWYDESNEFEQIDYKVGTEYVYNNFMALRAGYTYDKDGELKSPTFGVGITWDKILVDLAYYAGRDNPMQDSMRFSFAYNF; this is encoded by the coding sequence ATGAAAGTAATTCGATTAATCATTCTCTGCGCGGTCTGTGTTTCCTGTTTTGCCGCTCAAGTTCAGGCAACTAACGAAAGCCAGGCCGCCGTGCTCCTGCTCCTGATTGAGCCGGGTGCGAAACAGGCCGGTATGGGTGAAGCGTATACGGCGGTCTCGGACGATGCTTCGGCGGGTTATTACAATCCGGCGGGGCTGGCATTTCAGGACCGTAATCTGAAAAATCTCCAGTTCATGCATACCAACTGGCTCCCCGCGCTGGCGGATGACATTTACTATGAATACATGGGCTATTCACAGTATGCCGAAGGATGGGGACATTTCGCGTTCAACGTGGTGTACTTCAACCTCGGAGAGCAGAACAGAACATCCTCGGTATCCTCCGATATCATAGGAAAATTTCATTCATTCGAGGTCGTTGCCTCCGGGTCATACGGCGCTACCATGACCGACAACCTGTCGCTCGGGCTTACGCTCAAGGCGATATATTCCAAGCTTGCCGAGGCAGGCCAGGAAGCCGAGAAAGGGAAAGGCATCGGAACATCGTTCGCCCTCGATTTCGGCGCGATGTACAAAACACCGGTCGATGGCCTGTCACTCGCTGCGGTCATTCACAACATGGGGCCGAAAATATCCTATATCGATGTGACTCAGGCCGATCCGCTACCGCTCAATTTCATTTTCGGAGCGGCATATGTCCCCATACACAATGAATTCAACAAGCTGTCATTCGTTGCCGATATTTACAAGCCGCTCGTGAGAAGAAACGGTTCTCCTGTTGAAGCGCTCGTAAAAGGCTGGTATGACGAGAGCAATGAATTTGAACAGATCGATTACAAAGTCGGGACTGAATATGTCTACAACAACTTCATGGCTCTTCGCGCCGGATATACGTACGACAAGGACGGAGAACTGAAAAGCCCGACGTTCGGTGTCGGTATCACCTGGGACAAAATTCTGGTCGATCTCGCCTATTACGCCGGCCGTGATAATCCCATGCAGGATTCGATGCGCTTCAGCTTCGCATACAATTTCTGA
- a CDS encoding Trm112 family protein, whose product MFNKELLDILVCPVSKEKLEYDEKENVLVCYASRLKYPVEDDIPIMLPERAQKF is encoded by the coding sequence ATGTTCAACAAAGAACTTCTTGATATTCTCGTCTGTCCCGTATCTAAAGAAAAACTGGAATATGACGAAAAAGAGAATGTATTGGTGTGTTACGCATCACGGCTTAAATACCCTGTCGAGGATGATATTCCTATCATGCTGCCGGAACGGGCGCAGAAATTTTAA
- a CDS encoding 7-carboxy-7-deazaguanine synthase: protein DTFRLVRTLIELGYLVSVETNGTIDASPLHREARRIIDIKCPGSGEEGKTHPNNLAYVRSSDEFKFVLADRTDFEYALDFLDRHEILRIGTILFSPVWSILDPALLCEWILSERVSVRINLQFHKYIWPESTRGR from the coding sequence TGATACCTTCCGGCTTGTCCGGACACTTATCGAGCTCGGATATCTGGTCAGCGTGGAAACGAACGGCACGATCGATGCTTCGCCTCTGCACAGGGAAGCGCGGCGTATTATCGACATCAAGTGCCCGGGAAGCGGAGAAGAAGGAAAAACCCATCCGAACAATCTCGCATACGTACGGTCTTCCGATGAATTCAAGTTCGTGCTCGCCGACCGTACCGATTTCGAGTATGCCCTCGATTTTCTCGACCGCCATGAAATTCTGCGGATCGGTACGATCCTGTTTTCGCCGGTATGGAGTATACTCGACCCGGCGCTTCTGTGCGAATGGATACTTTCAGAGCGCGTTTCAGTACGGATCAATCTGCAATTCCACAAGTACATCTGGCCGGAATCAACCCGCGGCAGATAA
- a CDS encoding acetyl-CoA carboxylase carboxyltransferase subunit alpha, whose translation MPDRYMLDFEEPLRRIRQQIHEMQVWAEHDPDYATTEISRLEEQERRLCEDIYAKLTSWQRVQIARHPNRPHTLDYITMMMSDFTELHGDRVTGEDPSMIAGFARIMNVSVAVIGQQKGNDNESRIARNFGMSKPEGYRKALRIMKLAEKFNRPVISFVDTPGAFPGVEAEEHGQGEAIARNLMEMSRLKVPIIVTLIGEGGSGGALGIGVGDRIIMLENAWYSVIAPESCAMILMRSTEKKDKLSESLKLTATELKPLGIIDAIVPEPLGGAHNDPDTVAKNLKTVLHKNLLELMKLSGNELVQNRVRKFKLMGRWSE comes from the coding sequence GTGCCCGATCGATATATGCTTGATTTCGAGGAACCGTTGAGACGGATTCGCCAGCAGATACATGAGATGCAGGTATGGGCCGAACACGATCCCGACTATGCGACCACGGAAATCAGCCGTCTCGAAGAACAGGAGCGCCGTCTCTGCGAGGATATCTATGCGAAACTGACGAGCTGGCAGCGGGTACAGATTGCACGGCACCCGAACCGGCCGCATACCCTCGATTATATCACGATGATGATGAGCGATTTCACCGAGCTCCACGGCGACCGTGTCACGGGTGAGGATCCTTCGATGATCGCCGGTTTCGCACGGATCATGAATGTTTCGGTTGCAGTTATCGGCCAGCAGAAAGGCAATGACAACGAGTCCCGCATAGCCCGTAATTTCGGAATGTCCAAACCCGAAGGATACCGTAAAGCCCTCCGTATCATGAAACTCGCCGAAAAATTCAACCGGCCTGTCATATCGTTTGTCGATACACCGGGCGCTTTTCCCGGGGTCGAAGCCGAAGAGCACGGCCAGGGCGAGGCCATTGCACGCAACCTTATGGAAATGAGCAGGCTGAAAGTGCCTATTATCGTCACCCTTATCGGCGAAGGGGGTTCGGGAGGCGCGCTCGGTATCGGAGTCGGCGACAGGATCATCATGCTTGAAAATGCATGGTATTCTGTCATTGCGCCCGAGTCATGCGCCATGATTCTCATGCGGAGCACCGAAAAGAAAGACAAACTTTCCGAATCATTGAAGCTTACCGCGACCGAACTGAAACCACTGGGAATAATTGACGCTATCGTCCCGGAACCGCTCGGCGGCGCTCATAACGATCCTGATACGGTGGCAAAGAATCTGAAAACGGTTCTACACAAAAACCTCCTGGAACTCATGAAACTGTCCGGAAACGAGCTTGTGCAGAACAGAGTACGTAAATTCAAGCTCATGGGCCGCTGGTCGGAATGA
- the porU gene encoding type IX secretion system sortase PorU: protein MDCLFTHIPQRMIALAFVLIFASSAHADVRILTSDERGLSLAYRPHCTRIDTLDVEGKSYNLFNYDDHSFHAEQGAPLLPATSVFFAAPAGIAPAVNVSGLEVSEREGIRIAPMPVLRDDNAGFSTEIYREDSRLYAMSGYRPETFWNLYEKSTGDGFTIWELTLRPVLFDAHALTAAVADSFDVTVTFGPVSAEKQALAAVLPDFVVNRAVFSTPESFFRAKKAESQVFDPFGTGDWYRVKVTKTGIYTISGIELSQAGFPVGTIKTDDIRMYYGGGKILDRNPGNLHTDTFREIAIRIQDDGDGIFGRNDSLIFYGSSLSRFIAGDDNSTPVFQNHPYSTENVYWITVSDTGTPKRIRTTGEEPSSTIEALTVFPEMIHIEQENKPDFEETGTEWYWDDISTSSKSYAFSAPGIANGDSMHIRVGFINQAVKLGYSVNIYINDEGPFNFTFFTGDFLKADFRISSMLKSSGNLLKIIRTTGKPDEYIRLDWLEAEYPRRFEYQDTPFEFFMTGTGSPVKMTMARAEKQAIDIFDTTDPYEVVEITHKNYDSQAKTLTFQTTLPGSRRSRLMVTSASSYLKPASISKKESTRISLRNQTNGSDYIVISHKTFLSEAQRLATWRARDSRIDPLKTMTVDVQDIYDEFAWGVFDPVSIRDFLYYAWKYSSPHVRFCCLIGDTIWKYKNLTEGQTGKHFIPSVFVVDEHGCTSTDDFYTWFEPTPIPYLATGRLCVSDLESAKIVVDKIIEYERNPEMGLWHNRALFIADDELHDGGLGQEISFTYDTEAIESGSYIPVSLDRTKIYEIEYPLKNLRKPDATEVLLEAINDGYILWNYLGHGNVGLLAHEHILEGTRDIERLNNGHRQGVFFIGSCEVAHYDRIDTVSLAEMLNLRKEGGCVTVIASARKTFNPLNVSLNRAFYSNLFDNANNPDIRIGYGLKVGKTRNYNDSNANRYLLLGDPATRLMIPRLTFTLADVDSIYRLQKIDLSGNVADNTAPVTYNGTLYIKALGPKIRSTYSLPKGIKVDYTMPGNKFYNGELSISGSGFSASLVVPKDIAPTGNDSKIYFFATGGEGEATGVINNILIGDLYPSAPEDVSGPEIKLIFDGKSFEDGDYIGRQPKFAANISDQSGINIYGNRGHNITLMTDNSEIIVLTGSFLNINGYNTGKVEYALPVLTPGEHSFELSVYDTYNNISKKVVKAHVVGSETGDIVIENLLNYPNPMNSDGTTFTFNLNDDAGSAKINIYSQSGRKVDELAFSAGYGYNTLFWKPSFSLANGVYFYKLTVWSSNGRKSSKIEKLVVMR, encoded by the coding sequence ATGGATTGCCTCTTTACTCATATTCCGCAGCGCATGATAGCACTGGCGTTTGTTCTGATTTTTGCATCATCAGCCCATGCCGATGTGCGGATCCTCACGAGCGATGAGCGTGGTTTGTCTCTGGCCTATCGTCCCCACTGTACCCGGATCGATACGCTCGATGTCGAAGGGAAGAGCTATAACCTTTTCAACTATGACGATCATTCGTTTCATGCGGAGCAGGGTGCTCCCCTGCTCCCCGCGACCTCCGTGTTTTTCGCTGCACCCGCCGGGATTGCCCCCGCTGTGAATGTCTCCGGTCTCGAGGTATCCGAACGGGAGGGAATCAGGATTGCACCGATGCCTGTGCTCCGGGATGACAATGCCGGATTCAGCACCGAAATCTACCGGGAGGACTCCCGACTGTACGCCATGAGCGGCTACCGTCCCGAAACGTTCTGGAATCTCTATGAGAAGTCCACCGGTGATGGTTTCACCATCTGGGAGCTAACTCTGAGACCTGTCCTGTTCGATGCACATGCTTTGACAGCTGCTGTTGCGGACAGTTTTGATGTGACCGTAACCTTCGGCCCGGTTTCGGCAGAAAAACAGGCTCTCGCTGCCGTGCTTCCCGATTTCGTCGTCAACAGGGCCGTCTTTTCCACTCCCGAAAGTTTCTTCCGTGCAAAAAAAGCCGAAAGCCAGGTTTTCGACCCCTTCGGAACCGGCGACTGGTACCGTGTTAAAGTAACAAAAACCGGAATTTATACAATTTCGGGTATCGAACTGTCACAGGCGGGATTCCCTGTCGGTACTATAAAGACGGATGATATCCGGATGTACTACGGCGGAGGGAAAATCCTCGACCGGAATCCGGGGAATCTCCATACAGACACGTTCCGTGAAATCGCCATCAGGATACAGGACGACGGCGATGGAATTTTCGGGAGGAACGATTCGCTCATATTTTACGGCAGCTCGCTTTCACGTTTTATTGCCGGTGACGATAACTCAACCCCCGTTTTCCAGAATCACCCCTACTCGACCGAGAATGTTTACTGGATAACTGTCTCCGATACCGGGACACCCAAAAGAATACGGACTACCGGCGAGGAACCCTCATCCACGATCGAAGCCCTGACGGTTTTCCCTGAGATGATTCACATCGAGCAGGAAAACAAGCCCGATTTTGAAGAGACCGGCACCGAATGGTACTGGGACGATATATCCACATCATCGAAAAGTTATGCATTCAGTGCTCCGGGCATAGCAAACGGAGATTCGATGCATATCCGCGTGGGTTTCATAAACCAGGCGGTAAAACTCGGCTATAGCGTCAATATTTATATTAATGACGAGGGACCTTTCAACTTCACCTTCTTTACCGGCGATTTTCTGAAAGCGGATTTCAGAATCAGCTCTATGCTGAAATCATCGGGTAATCTCCTCAAAATCATACGGACAACCGGAAAACCGGACGAATATATTCGCCTCGACTGGCTTGAAGCGGAATATCCGAGACGTTTCGAATATCAGGACACTCCTTTCGAATTTTTCATGACCGGCACAGGCTCCCCGGTCAAGATGACCATGGCGCGCGCGGAAAAGCAGGCAATCGACATTTTCGACACCACCGATCCGTACGAGGTTGTTGAAATAACACATAAGAATTATGACAGCCAGGCAAAAACGCTCACTTTCCAGACGACTCTGCCGGGAAGCAGGCGTTCCAGGCTCATGGTTACTTCCGCATCGTCGTATCTGAAACCGGCTTCAATTTCCAAAAAGGAATCCACGCGCATCAGCCTCCGTAATCAGACGAACGGATCCGATTATATCGTCATCTCACACAAGACGTTTCTGAGTGAAGCCCAGCGTCTTGCAACCTGGCGGGCACGGGATTCACGGATTGATCCGCTCAAAACCATGACGGTCGATGTTCAGGATATCTACGACGAGTTCGCATGGGGTGTTTTCGATCCCGTCTCGATCCGTGATTTTCTCTACTATGCATGGAAATATTCAAGTCCGCACGTGCGATTCTGCTGTTTAATCGGCGATACCATATGGAAATACAAGAATCTTACCGAAGGCCAGACGGGAAAACATTTCATACCGTCCGTTTTCGTTGTGGACGAACATGGCTGTACCTCCACCGATGATTTTTATACATGGTTCGAACCCACTCCCATCCCCTATCTCGCGACGGGGCGTTTGTGCGTATCCGACCTCGAATCAGCAAAAATCGTTGTCGATAAGATCATCGAATACGAACGTAACCCGGAAATGGGACTGTGGCATAATCGCGCCCTGTTCATAGCGGACGATGAGCTTCATGACGGCGGACTCGGGCAGGAAATATCGTTCACATACGATACGGAAGCCATAGAAAGCGGCTCGTACATTCCGGTTTCCCTGGACCGCACAAAAATCTATGAAATCGAATATCCCCTTAAAAATCTCAGAAAACCGGACGCCACCGAGGTTCTTCTGGAAGCCATCAATGATGGATATATACTGTGGAACTATCTCGGCCACGGGAATGTCGGCCTCCTCGCACACGAACATATTCTCGAAGGCACCCGTGACATAGAAAGACTCAATAACGGTCATCGCCAGGGTGTATTCTTTATCGGTTCCTGCGAGGTTGCGCATTACGACCGCATCGATACTGTTTCTCTTGCGGAAATGCTCAATCTTCGTAAGGAAGGCGGCTGCGTCACCGTTATTGCATCGGCCAGGAAAACGTTCAATCCACTCAATGTCAGCCTGAACAGGGCGTTCTATTCGAATCTGTTCGACAATGCGAATAATCCCGATATCCGTATCGGGTATGGATTGAAGGTCGGGAAAACCCGGAACTACAACGACAGCAATGCAAACAGATATCTCCTTTTAGGCGACCCGGCGACACGTCTCATGATACCGCGGCTGACATTTACTCTTGCGGATGTCGATTCGATATATCGTCTCCAGAAAATCGACCTCTCGGGAAATGTTGCCGATAACACCGCACCTGTCACATACAACGGAACGCTCTATATAAAAGCCCTCGGACCGAAAATTCGGTCGACCTATTCCCTGCCGAAGGGGATCAAGGTCGATTACACGATGCCCGGCAATAAGTTTTATAACGGTGAGCTTTCCATTTCCGGCAGCGGTTTTTCGGCGTCGCTCGTAGTCCCAAAAGACATCGCGCCGACCGGTAACGACTCAAAGATTTACTTTTTTGCAACCGGAGGAGAAGGTGAAGCAACCGGAGTCATCAACAACATCCTCATTGGTGACCTTTATCCTTCGGCTCCCGAGGATGTATCGGGACCGGAGATCAAACTGATATTTGACGGGAAAAGCTTCGAGGACGGCGACTACATTGGCCGTCAGCCGAAATTCGCAGCAAATATTTCGGATCAATCCGGAATCAATATTTACGGAAACAGAGGTCACAACATTACGCTCATGACAGATAATTCGGAAATAATCGTTCTTACCGGCAGTTTCCTGAATATAAACGGCTACAACACGGGAAAGGTCGAATACGCTCTGCCGGTCCTCACACCCGGCGAACATTCCTTTGAATTGAGCGTATACGATACCTATAATAATATCTCGAAAAAAGTGGTCAAGGCACATGTGGTGGGTTCGGAAACTGGTGATATCGTCATCGAAAACCTGCTCAACTACCCGAATCCGATGAATTCCGACGGCACCACATTTACCTTTAATCTCAACGACGATGCAGGGAGCGCAAAAATCAATATCTATTCTCAATCGGGAAGAAAGGTTGATGAGCTGGCTTTTTCGGCAGGTTACGGCTATAACACCTTATTCTGGAAACCTTCATTCAGCCTCGCAAACGGGGTTTACTTTTACAAACTGACAGTATGGAGCAGTAATGGTAGAAAATCGTCCAAAATCGAGAAACTTGTTGTCATGCGATAG